The following are encoded together in the Paludisphaera mucosa genome:
- a CDS encoding bifunctional YncE family protein/alkaline phosphatase family protein encodes MMQRMMRFLVGLGLAARVATVAAQGVPEKPARAEAAVWPGVRPSGSVLLPNGWSLRPAGSQTPLGDFPILLAEHPSQPVLAVLHAGYGEHEAVTLDPRTNRVIGRAAVPETYGGLAWSADGTRLFVGGGFDDVVYVFDHAEGLLSKRRTLALHGPGPAGAEDPTTPLPRARRGAEQAKGAVAGLAPSRDGSTLWVADAFAHQIVQVDLNAGKAVAEIPLPAESYPYGLTLDESRGRLYASLWGRAEVAVVDTAGRKILASWKTEEHPNEMLLTKAGRFLFVANANRNTVSVFDAEAGRPLATIGTAIHPQAPSGGTPNSLATSTDESILFVANANTNDVAVVNVADPAHSAPLGFIPAGWYPTSVRTSRDGKSLWIVNGKGTSSRANREGPAPGIPTPSIREYIGGLMRGTLSTLPIPTPKTMAAYTKAVYESCPLAAEGSATASGPKPPTGNPIPGKVGEPSPIKHCVYIIKENRTYDQVFGDMPEGNGDAKLCLFPEEVTPNHHALAREFVLLDNFYVDGEVSADGHEWTMGAYATDFVERTWPLSYRGDRRVPYPAEGKLAIAFPSGGYLWDKAREKGVSYRSYGEFVGKGDEPGAAVTTKLDALQGHFDPLYPVYDLTVPDQRRAERFLAELKEFDEKGEMPRLIVMRLPNDHTSGTRPGAPTVRAMVADNDLALGLVIEGLSRSKFWKETAVFVVEDDAQNGSDHVDAHRTVALAISPYIKRKSVDSTMYSTSSMLRTMELILGLNPMSQFDAAARPMWPAFAETPDLAPFEHRPSRIDLRETNAPDAPGAEASLKLDLDEEDKADDLVFNEIIWKAVRGADSVMPPPVRAAFVLPKPARDDDDDD; translated from the coding sequence ATGATGCAACGGATGATGCGGTTCCTGGTCGGTCTCGGGCTAGCGGCGAGGGTCGCGACGGTCGCGGCGCAGGGGGTCCCGGAGAAGCCGGCGCGGGCCGAGGCGGCCGTCTGGCCGGGCGTGAGGCCGTCGGGGTCGGTGCTGCTGCCCAACGGCTGGTCGCTGAGGCCGGCCGGGAGCCAGACGCCGCTCGGCGACTTCCCGATCCTGCTCGCCGAACATCCCTCGCAGCCGGTGCTCGCCGTGCTGCACGCCGGCTACGGCGAGCACGAGGCGGTCACCCTCGACCCCCGGACGAACCGCGTGATCGGGCGGGCGGCCGTGCCCGAGACCTACGGCGGGCTCGCCTGGTCGGCCGATGGGACGCGGCTGTTCGTGGGGGGCGGGTTCGACGACGTGGTCTACGTCTTCGACCACGCCGAAGGCCTGCTGTCGAAGCGCCGCACGCTCGCGCTGCACGGGCCGGGACCCGCAGGGGCCGAGGATCCGACCACTCCCCTGCCCCGCGCCCGCCGGGGAGCCGAGCAGGCCAAAGGGGCGGTGGCCGGCCTGGCTCCGTCGCGCGACGGCTCGACGCTCTGGGTCGCCGACGCCTTCGCCCACCAGATCGTGCAGGTCGACCTCAACGCCGGCAAGGCCGTCGCCGAGATCCCGCTGCCGGCCGAGAGCTATCCGTACGGCCTGACGCTCGACGAGTCGCGAGGGCGGCTCTACGCGAGCCTGTGGGGCCGCGCCGAGGTCGCCGTGGTCGACACGGCCGGGCGGAAGATCCTGGCGTCGTGGAAGACCGAGGAGCATCCCAATGAGATGCTGCTGACGAAGGCGGGGCGGTTCCTGTTCGTCGCCAACGCCAACCGCAACACGGTGAGCGTCTTCGACGCCGAGGCCGGCCGGCCCCTGGCGACGATCGGCACGGCGATCCATCCCCAGGCCCCCTCGGGCGGCACGCCGAATTCGCTGGCGACCTCGACCGACGAGTCGATCCTCTTCGTCGCCAACGCCAACACCAACGACGTCGCGGTCGTCAACGTCGCCGACCCGGCCCACAGCGCGCCGCTGGGGTTCATCCCCGCCGGCTGGTATCCGACCTCGGTGCGCACGTCGCGCGACGGCAAGTCGCTTTGGATCGTCAACGGTAAGGGGACCTCGTCGCGGGCCAACCGCGAAGGACCCGCGCCGGGCATCCCGACGCCTTCGATCCGCGAGTACATCGGCGGCCTGATGCGGGGGACGCTCTCGACCCTGCCGATCCCGACGCCCAAGACGATGGCGGCATATACCAAGGCGGTGTACGAGTCGTGCCCCCTGGCCGCCGAGGGCTCCGCGACCGCGTCGGGGCCGAAGCCGCCGACCGGGAACCCGATCCCCGGCAAGGTCGGCGAGCCTTCGCCGATCAAGCACTGCGTCTACATCATCAAAGAAAATCGCACGTATGATCAGGTCTTCGGCGACATGCCCGAGGGGAACGGCGACGCCAAGCTCTGCCTCTTCCCGGAGGAGGTCACGCCGAACCACCACGCCCTCGCCCGCGAGTTCGTGCTGCTCGACAACTTCTACGTCGACGGCGAGGTCAGCGCCGACGGCCACGAGTGGACGATGGGCGCTTACGCGACCGACTTCGTCGAGCGGACCTGGCCGCTGAGCTACCGCGGCGACCGCCGCGTCCCCTACCCGGCCGAGGGCAAGCTCGCCATCGCCTTCCCCTCGGGCGGCTACCTGTGGGACAAGGCCCGGGAGAAGGGCGTCTCGTACCGCTCGTACGGCGAGTTCGTCGGCAAGGGCGACGAGCCGGGCGCGGCCGTGACGACCAAGCTCGACGCCCTCCAGGGCCACTTCGACCCGCTATATCCGGTGTACGACCTCACCGTCCCCGATCAGCGACGCGCCGAGCGTTTCCTGGCGGAGCTGAAGGAGTTCGACGAGAAGGGGGAGATGCCCCGGCTGATCGTGATGCGGCTGCCCAACGACCACACCTCGGGGACGCGCCCGGGCGCACCGACCGTGCGGGCGATGGTCGCCGACAACGACCTGGCCCTCGGCCTGGTGATCGAGGGTCTCAGCCGGTCGAAGTTCTGGAAGGAGACGGCCGTATTCGTCGTCGAGGACGACGCCCAGAACGGTTCCGACCACGTCGACGCCCACCGCACGGTCGCGCTGGCGATCAGCCCCTATATCAAGCGAAAATCCGTGGATTCGACGATGTATTCCACCTCGTCGATGCTCCGCACGATGGAGCTGATCCTGGGCCTCAACCCCATGAGCCAGTTCGACGCCGCCGCCCGCCCCATGTGGCCCGCGTTCGCCGAGACGCCCGACCTCGCCCCATTCGAACACCGCCCGTCGCGGATCGACCTCCGCGAAACGAACGCGCCGGACGCCCCCGGGGCCGAGGCTTCCTTGAAGCTGGACCTCGACGAGGAGGACAAGGCCGACGACCTCGTCTTCAACGAGATCATCTGGAAGGCCGTCCGCGGCGCCGACTCCGTGATGCCGCCCCCCGTCCGCGCCGCGTTCGTCCTGCCCAAGCCGGCGCGGGACGACGACGACGACGATTGA
- the clpX gene encoding ATP-dependent Clp protease ATP-binding subunit ClpX encodes MSEGSTPAAPNPLACDFCGRSAAEAGPMIEGKALQAIAPGSAIAHICNQCVDVCEGIFQQHERAKVQVDKLPTPRELVAHLDDYIIGQENVKKTLAVAVVNHYKRVLGGEITDPDLQDVEVAKSNVLLIGPTGCGKTALAQTLARRLHVPFAIGDATTLTEAGYVGEDVENLILKLVMAADYDIAAAEKGIIYIDEIDKIGKTSQNVSITRDVSGEGVQQALLKLLEGTTANVPPQGGRKHPEQQYLQVNTTDILFICGGTFVGLEEIIGKRLGRKLIGFGRGEVKDREVERNELVAQVTPEDLERYGMIPELIGRLPIIATLDQLSVADLERILNEPKDALTKQYRVLFHVDGAKLEFTGAAIHEIAKLAKARGTGARALRSIMENLMLEVMYELPEREAGQTYTITDAIVRKEERLFEPSSKA; translated from the coding sequence ATGAGCGAAGGCAGCACGCCCGCCGCCCCCAACCCCCTGGCCTGCGATTTCTGCGGACGATCCGCCGCCGAGGCGGGGCCGATGATCGAGGGCAAGGCCCTCCAGGCGATCGCGCCCGGCAGTGCGATCGCCCACATCTGCAATCAGTGCGTCGACGTCTGCGAGGGCATCTTCCAGCAGCACGAGCGGGCCAAGGTCCAGGTCGACAAGCTCCCCACGCCCCGCGAGCTGGTCGCCCACCTCGACGATTACATCATCGGCCAGGAGAATGTAAAGAAGACGCTGGCGGTCGCCGTCGTCAACCACTACAAGCGCGTGCTCGGCGGCGAGATCACCGACCCCGACCTCCAGGACGTCGAGGTCGCCAAGAGCAACGTCCTCCTGATCGGCCCCACCGGCTGCGGCAAGACGGCCCTTGCGCAGACCCTGGCCCGGCGGCTCCACGTCCCCTTCGCCATCGGCGACGCCACCACCCTGACCGAGGCCGGCTACGTCGGCGAGGACGTCGAGAACCTGATCCTCAAGCTCGTCATGGCGGCCGACTACGACATCGCCGCGGCCGAGAAGGGGATCATCTACATCGACGAGATCGACAAGATCGGCAAGACGAGCCAGAACGTCTCCATCACCCGCGACGTCTCGGGCGAGGGCGTCCAGCAGGCGCTCCTCAAGCTGCTGGAAGGGACCACCGCCAACGTCCCCCCGCAGGGCGGGCGCAAGCACCCCGAGCAGCAGTACTTGCAGGTCAACACCACCGACATCCTCTTCATCTGCGGCGGCACGTTCGTCGGCCTCGAAGAGATCATCGGCAAGCGGCTGGGCCGCAAGCTGATCGGCTTCGGCCGCGGCGAGGTCAAGGACCGCGAGGTCGAGCGCAACGAGCTGGTCGCCCAGGTCACGCCCGAGGACCTCGAACGCTACGGCATGATCCCCGAGCTGATCGGCCGGCTGCCGATCATCGCGACCCTGGATCAGCTCTCGGTCGCCGACCTGGAGCGAATCCTCAACGAGCCCAAGGACGCCCTGACGAAGCAGTACCGCGTCCTCTTCCACGTCGACGGCGCGAAGCTCGAATTCACCGGGGCCGCCATCCACGAGATCGCCAAGCTGGCCAAGGCCCGCGGCACCGGCGCCCGCGCCCTGCGGTCGATCATGGAAAACCTGATGCTCGAGGTGATGTACGAGCTTCCCGAGCGCGAGGCCGGGCAGACCTACACGATCACCGACGCGATCGTCCGCAAGGAAGAGCGGCTTTTCGAGCCTTCCTCGAAGGCGTAA
- a CDS encoding HEAT repeat domain-containing protein, which translates to MPQRGRAGLWITGGMAVVAAGAGLYWTATGRRTADGAKPAAGAAAYGESSTTAELVKGLRAGDVRALDVVQKRATPKADAPKVAATEEQATEILDTLTAIRAGFLQFTPPGRAAAAVTAASLLEKISVEPAPARFVDALRPIHDIYSAALADAEPEVRFVALGETRRFWPWIPGRTLTAIEERNIAEWKEAMHHPVVRCLASADVRTRAAAVYSLGFLLVDSAAAPAMAYLDDPAVEVRRQCVISFAGRPALLTEDLLLQRVHDSDGALRDAAFAALKLRGLNQEQISLGALMTSPRADQRASVVALVKDRTDIDPVVWLLRLTHDADETVRIHAVEALGARKAGDASVKRRIVEMAQSDASQEVRQAASKLMPSAEETTASLPPLPGSSLLNPKAN; encoded by the coding sequence ATGCCACAGCGAGGTCGGGCGGGACTTTGGATCACGGGCGGGATGGCCGTCGTCGCGGCCGGCGCGGGCCTGTACTGGACGGCGACGGGCCGGCGGACGGCGGACGGCGCGAAGCCGGCCGCGGGCGCCGCGGCCTACGGCGAGTCCAGCACCACGGCCGAGCTGGTCAAGGGCCTCCGGGCCGGCGACGTCCGGGCGCTCGACGTCGTCCAGAAGCGGGCCACGCCCAAGGCCGACGCGCCCAAGGTCGCCGCGACCGAGGAGCAGGCGACGGAGATCCTCGACACTCTGACGGCGATCCGCGCCGGCTTCCTGCAATTCACGCCGCCGGGCCGCGCCGCCGCCGCCGTCACGGCCGCGTCGCTGCTCGAGAAGATCAGCGTCGAGCCGGCCCCCGCCCGCTTCGTCGACGCCCTCCGGCCGATCCACGACATCTACTCCGCCGCCCTGGCCGACGCCGAGCCCGAGGTCCGCTTCGTCGCCCTCGGCGAGACCCGTCGCTTCTGGCCCTGGATCCCCGGACGCACGCTCACGGCGATCGAGGAGCGGAACATCGCCGAGTGGAAAGAGGCGATGCACCACCCGGTCGTCCGCTGCCTGGCCAGCGCCGACGTCCGCACCCGCGCCGCGGCGGTCTACTCGCTGGGCTTCCTGCTGGTCGACTCGGCCGCCGCCCCGGCGATGGCCTACCTGGACGACCCGGCCGTCGAGGTCCGCCGCCAGTGCGTGATCTCGTTCGCCGGCCGCCCCGCCCTGCTGACCGAGGACCTGCTGTTGCAGCGGGTGCACGACTCCGACGGGGCCCTCCGCGACGCGGCCTTCGCCGCGCTCAAGCTCCGCGGCCTGAACCAGGAGCAGATCAGCCTGGGAGCCCTGATGACCAGCCCCCGCGCCGATCAGCGGGCCTCGGTCGTCGCGCTCGTCAAGGACCGGACCGACATCGACCCGGTCGTCTGGCTGCTGCGGCTCACGCACGACGCCGACGAGACCGTCCGCATCCACGCCGTCGAGGCCCTCGGCGCCCGCAAGGCCGGCGACGCCTCGGTCAAGCGGCGGATCGTCGAGATGGCCCAGTCCGACGCGTCCCAGGAGGTCCGCCAGGCCGCGAGCAAGCTGATGCCCTCCGCCGAGGAGACCACGGCCTCGCTCCCCCCCCTGCCCGGCTCGTCGCTGCTCAACCCCAAGGCCAACTGA
- a CDS encoding DUF1570 domain-containing protein, with product MRIDSIVDGLDRRRWLRATAAGLLAAHPAFAGFQDAAKPEPGPPRIQDADPEEVARKLREVGLGEPRRLKSNHFLAIGDAAESFMRSCLTDCEHLLLAYLRHFQDRGFDVREPDRPLIVVAFRDDRSFGKYHRMPSLMSGGAQPVGMYDKATNLLSVFDWRNVPMASRAAVKNVQTVSHEGTHQLTFNTGLLDRASDVSPGIVEGLGTYGEPRKVIGPSDVGRLNLQRLDDLAKLRRSVAWIPVRDLIADDAVLRSGLYSRVMLGYAESWALVHYLLNDKDRLPGFRDYLKALRSRTKPGHRLDDARETLGDLDELDRDLQAYAVRLVRSL from the coding sequence ATGCGAATCGACTCCATCGTCGACGGCCTCGACAGGCGGCGCTGGCTGCGCGCGACGGCCGCCGGCCTGCTCGCCGCGCACCCGGCGTTCGCCGGCTTCCAGGACGCGGCGAAACCGGAGCCCGGGCCGCCCAGGATCCAGGACGCCGACCCCGAGGAGGTCGCCCGCAAGCTGCGCGAGGTCGGCCTGGGCGAGCCCCGGCGGCTGAAGTCGAACCACTTCCTGGCGATCGGCGACGCGGCCGAGTCGTTCATGAGGTCGTGCCTCACCGACTGCGAACACCTCTTGCTGGCCTATCTCCGCCACTTCCAGGACCGCGGCTTCGACGTCCGCGAGCCCGACCGGCCCCTGATCGTGGTGGCCTTCCGCGACGACCGTTCGTTCGGCAAGTATCACCGCATGCCCTCGCTGATGAGCGGCGGAGCGCAGCCGGTCGGGATGTACGATAAGGCGACGAACCTGCTGAGCGTGTTCGACTGGCGGAACGTGCCCATGGCCAGCCGCGCGGCCGTGAAGAACGTGCAGACGGTCTCGCACGAGGGGACCCACCAGCTCACCTTCAACACGGGCCTGCTCGACCGCGCGTCCGACGTCTCGCCCGGGATCGTCGAGGGCCTGGGCACGTACGGCGAGCCCCGCAAGGTGATCGGCCCCAGCGACGTGGGCCGGCTCAACCTCCAACGCCTCGACGACCTGGCCAAGCTGCGCCGGAGCGTCGCCTGGATCCCCGTCCGCGACCTGATCGCCGACGACGCGGTCCTCCGCTCGGGCCTCTACAGCCGGGTGATGCTGGGCTACGCCGAGTCGTGGGCCCTGGTGCACTACCTGCTCAACGACAAGGACCGCCTGCCCGGCTTCCGCGACTACCTGAAGGCCCTCCGCTCGCGCACCAAGCCCGGCCACCGCCTCGACGACGCCAGGGAGACCCTGGGCGATCTCGACGAACTCGACCGCGACCTCCAGGCGTACGCGGTGCGGCTCGTCCGGTCGCTCTGA
- a CDS encoding WD40 repeat domain-containing serine/threonine protein kinase — protein sequence MPRRDESDLAVGLRALREGLVDPPTLLAAFTAWERDSGSTLVEILRDQGRLGEADLARLGADAAEGSAPGQSSETVAYTGPPIGSKTPEAASPSDSPPSRFQVLGLHARGGLGEIFTAIDVELDRRVALKELQPRHAHDEISQLRFLQEAEITGRLEHPGVVPVYGLGRHPDGRPYYAMRFIEGETFQAAVERFHRGDAKTQRPEERELTFRRLLRSVVEVCYALGYAHSRGVVHRDVKPENIMLGRFGETLLLDWGIAKTLDSRVPEPGPDPPPSGKAASELPYMTRPGSAIGTPQYMSPEQAQGDPDRIGPASDVYGLGATLYFLLVGRPPFVGADVDEILAQVRRGVFPSPRRERKAVDAELEAICLKAMSPRPDDRHPSPLVMADALESWLAAIRYRDEQQSALVQVRESQARLAVERASTCFNRGRDGEGMLWLARALEQGPSERDRGIRTSLAAWHRRDKLLERTIAHAGEVRILRYSPDGKRLATASPEEGVRIWDVSRATPLGPAMAHPQPVRAMEFSPDGRRLVTGCEGGVVRRWDGLTSALVAESSPLGAAVLHLHLDLDGRCLAVLDEGAPAWIWDVERDESASAAIAGSAGFAAGGSSLAVATGEGEVWSWDFETRRRGARPRVHPEAVTAIAVHPAGDRILTCCHDGLARLWEADGPATVEIPLHDEVAWAGFSPAGEAFALVTRFGEARLWSSRDGAPIGEPFVHDGRDAALAFHPAGILVATQGRDGSARLWDAASGLAVGPPLAQGGRVLALAFSPDGRRLASGWGDGSVRSWKVPEPAAGDVERIGCWVRVAVDLDVDADDVVRPLEALAGWEMRRRLHELGGPPVK from the coding sequence GTGCCGCGACGCGATGAATCGGACCTGGCCGTGGGCCTGCGGGCGCTCCGCGAGGGGCTCGTCGACCCGCCCACGCTGCTCGCCGCGTTCACGGCCTGGGAGCGCGACTCCGGGTCAACCCTGGTCGAGATCCTCCGCGACCAGGGGCGGCTCGGCGAGGCCGACCTGGCGCGCCTGGGGGCCGATGCGGCCGAGGGGTCGGCCCCCGGCCAGTCGTCCGAGACCGTGGCCTACACCGGCCCGCCGATCGGCTCGAAAACGCCGGAGGCGGCTTCCCCCTCCGACTCGCCGCCGAGTCGGTTCCAGGTGCTGGGCCTCCACGCCCGCGGCGGCCTCGGCGAGATCTTCACGGCGATCGACGTCGAGCTGGACCGCAGGGTGGCGCTAAAAGAGCTTCAGCCCCGGCACGCCCACGACGAGATCAGCCAGCTCCGGTTCCTCCAGGAGGCCGAGATCACCGGCCGGCTCGAACACCCGGGGGTCGTGCCGGTCTACGGCCTGGGTCGGCACCCCGACGGCCGCCCCTATTACGCCATGCGGTTCATCGAGGGCGAGACGTTCCAGGCCGCCGTCGAGCGTTTCCATCGCGGCGACGCCAAGACCCAGCGTCCCGAGGAGCGCGAGCTGACCTTCCGCCGGCTGCTGCGGAGCGTCGTCGAGGTCTGCTACGCGCTCGGCTACGCCCACAGCCGCGGGGTCGTCCACCGCGACGTCAAGCCCGAGAACATCATGCTCGGGCGCTTCGGCGAGACGCTGCTGCTCGACTGGGGGATCGCCAAGACGCTCGACTCCCGCGTCCCCGAGCCGGGCCCCGACCCGCCCCCCTCGGGCAAGGCCGCGTCCGAGCTTCCCTACATGACCCGGCCCGGCTCGGCGATCGGCACGCCCCAGTACATGAGCCCCGAGCAGGCCCAGGGCGACCCCGACCGCATCGGCCCGGCGAGCGACGTCTACGGCCTGGGCGCGACGCTCTACTTCCTGCTCGTCGGCCGGCCCCCGTTCGTCGGCGCCGACGTCGACGAGATCCTCGCGCAGGTCCGCCGCGGGGTCTTCCCGTCGCCCCGTCGCGAGCGCAAGGCGGTCGACGCCGAGCTGGAGGCGATCTGCCTGAAGGCGATGTCTCCGCGCCCGGATGACCGCCACCCATCGCCGCTGGTGATGGCCGACGCCCTGGAATCGTGGCTGGCGGCGATCCGCTACCGCGACGAGCAGCAGTCGGCCCTGGTGCAAGTCCGCGAGTCGCAGGCCCGGCTGGCGGTCGAGCGGGCGTCGACCTGCTTCAACCGGGGCCGCGACGGCGAGGGGATGCTCTGGCTCGCCCGCGCCCTCGAACAGGGGCCGTCCGAGCGGGACCGCGGGATCCGCACCAGCCTGGCCGCCTGGCACCGCCGCGACAAGCTCCTGGAACGGACCATCGCCCACGCCGGAGAGGTCCGCATCCTCCGCTACAGCCCCGACGGCAAGCGGCTGGCGACGGCCTCGCCCGAGGAGGGCGTCCGGATCTGGGACGTTTCGCGGGCGACGCCGCTCGGGCCGGCGATGGCCCACCCCCAACCGGTCCGGGCGATGGAATTCAGCCCCGACGGGCGACGCCTCGTCACCGGCTGCGAGGGGGGCGTCGTCCGCCGCTGGGACGGGCTGACGTCCGCCCTCGTCGCCGAGTCGTCCCCCCTGGGCGCGGCCGTCCTGCACCTGCATCTCGACCTCGACGGCCGATGTCTCGCGGTCCTGGACGAGGGCGCCCCGGCCTGGATCTGGGACGTCGAGAGGGACGAATCGGCCTCGGCGGCGATCGCCGGCTCGGCCGGATTCGCCGCGGGCGGGTCGTCGCTCGCCGTCGCGACCGGGGAGGGCGAGGTCTGGTCGTGGGATTTCGAGACCCGTCGGCGGGGTGCCCGGCCGAGGGTCCACCCCGAGGCCGTGACGGCGATCGCGGTGCATCCGGCGGGCGACCGAATTCTGACCTGCTGCCACGACGGCCTGGCGAGACTCTGGGAGGCGGACGGGCCGGCGACGGTGGAGATCCCGCTCCACGACGAGGTCGCCTGGGCCGGCTTCAGCCCCGCCGGCGAGGCCTTCGCGCTGGTCACCCGGTTCGGCGAGGCGCGGCTCTGGTCGTCGCGCGACGGGGCCCCGATCGGCGAGCCGTTCGTCCACGACGGGCGGGACGCCGCGCTCGCCTTCCACCCGGCCGGGATCCTGGTCGCGACCCAGGGCCGCGACGGCTCCGCCCGGCTCTGGGACGCGGCCTCCGGGCTGGCCGTCGGCCCGCCCCTGGCTCAGGGGGGACGCGTCCTGGCGCTCGCCTTCTCGCCCGACGGCCGCCGCCTGGCCTCGGGATGGGGCGACGGCTCGGTCCGGTCGTGGAAGGTCCCCGAGCCGGCGGCCGGCGACGTCGAACGCATCGGCTGCTGGGTGCGGGTCGCCGTCGACCTGGACGTCGACGCCGACGACGTCGTCCGCCCGCTCGAAGCCCTCGCCGGCTGGGAGATGCGCCGCCGCCTGCACGAGCTGGGCGGCCCGCCGGTCAAGTAG
- a CDS encoding amidase has product MESPVPDPSPRGDLATRRRAVLKTLAGLGIGGPVLHRELAAVAVEGAEITPEMVRQAEWIAGVEFTDAERAEVAKAVRESLDGFESLRKVEIGYDVLPALHFNPSPALPPAASVTRNQARPLPAPAIERPGDEDDLAFLPVARLAELVKSRKVTSVELTKLYLGRLKRFDPLLKCVVTLTEDLALKQAAAADAEIAAGRYRGPLHGIPWGAKDLIAYPGYPTTWGAPQFKDRVIDRKATVAARLEEAGAVLVAKLSLGALAMGDKWHGGMTRSPWDPRRGSSGSSAGSASAAAAGLVGFAVGSETLGSIVSPCRACGATGLRPTFGRVSRHGCMSLSWSMDKLGPIARSVEDCALILDAIHGRDGLDPTAVDQPFAWPPAVDLTRIKIGVPTIPGKSADDRDEVKTLRALGFEMVPIDLPTKYRAGAVALMLGTEAAAVFDDLTRKHVSEGLNEWPETFRVGQLTPAVEYLRAARVRTLLMEEMAKVFERVDVFLAWGGPDLTITNLTGHPSAIFPVGVRPRDGRFAPQTVTLTGRLYDESTLLAVALAYEAAAADPARRPPLERYLAEDAPPATA; this is encoded by the coding sequence ATGGAAAGCCCCGTGCCCGATCCCTCGCCGCGCGGCGACTTAGCCACCCGTCGCCGCGCGGTGCTGAAAACCCTGGCCGGGCTCGGGATCGGCGGCCCGGTCCTGCATCGGGAGCTGGCGGCGGTGGCCGTCGAGGGGGCCGAGATCACCCCCGAGATGGTCCGCCAGGCCGAGTGGATCGCCGGCGTCGAGTTCACCGACGCCGAACGCGCCGAGGTCGCCAAGGCGGTCCGCGAGAGCCTCGACGGCTTCGAGAGCCTGCGCAAGGTCGAGATCGGCTACGACGTGCTCCCGGCCCTCCACTTCAACCCCTCGCCGGCGCTGCCGCCGGCCGCGAGCGTCACGCGCAACCAGGCCCGTCCGCTCCCCGCGCCCGCAATCGAACGGCCGGGTGACGAGGACGATCTGGCGTTCCTGCCGGTGGCGCGGCTGGCCGAGCTGGTCAAATCGCGGAAGGTCACGTCGGTCGAGCTGACGAAGCTCTATCTGGGCCGTCTCAAGCGCTTCGACCCGCTCCTGAAATGCGTGGTGACGCTGACGGAGGACCTCGCCCTGAAGCAGGCCGCCGCGGCCGACGCCGAGATCGCGGCGGGGCGGTATCGCGGCCCCCTGCACGGCATCCCCTGGGGGGCGAAGGACCTGATCGCCTATCCGGGCTACCCCACGACCTGGGGCGCCCCCCAGTTCAAGGACCGCGTGATCGACCGCAAGGCGACGGTCGCCGCGCGGCTGGAGGAGGCCGGCGCGGTGCTGGTCGCCAAGCTCAGCCTGGGCGCCCTGGCGATGGGCGACAAGTGGCACGGCGGCATGACCCGCAGCCCGTGGGATCCCCGCCGAGGGTCGAGCGGCTCGTCGGCCGGCTCGGCCTCGGCGGCGGCGGCCGGGCTCGTCGGTTTCGCCGTCGGCAGCGAGACCCTGGGGAGCATCGTCTCGCCCTGCCGGGCCTGCGGCGCGACGGGGCTCCGCCCCACGTTCGGACGGGTCAGCCGCCACGGCTGCATGTCGCTCTCGTGGTCGATGGACAAGCTCGGCCCGATCGCCCGGTCGGTCGAGGACTGCGCCCTGATCCTCGACGCGATCCACGGCCGCGACGGCCTCGACCCCACGGCCGTCGACCAGCCCTTCGCCTGGCCCCCCGCCGTCGACCTGACCAGGATCAAAATCGGCGTCCCGACGATCCCGGGGAAGTCCGCCGACGATCGCGACGAGGTCAAGACCCTCCGCGCCCTCGGCTTCGAGATGGTGCCGATCGATCTGCCCACGAAATACCGAGCCGGGGCCGTGGCGCTGATGCTGGGGACCGAGGCCGCGGCCGTCTTCGACGACCTGACGCGCAAGCACGTCAGCGAAGGCCTGAACGAGTGGCCCGAGACCTTCCGCGTCGGCCAGCTCACGCCGGCCGTCGAGTACCTCCGCGCGGCGCGGGTGCGGACGCTCCTCATGGAGGAGATGGCGAAGGTCTTCGAGCGGGTGGACGTCTTCCTCGCCTGGGGGGGCCCCGACCTGACCATCACCAACCTGACCGGCCATCCCTCCGCGATTTTCCCCGTCGGCGTCCGCCCGCGCGACGGCCGATTCGCGCCTCAGACCGTCACCCTCACCGGGCGGCTCTACGACGAGTCGACTCTCCTCGCCGTCGCCCTCGCCTACGAAGCCGCCGCCGCCGACCCCGCGCGGCGGCCGCCGCTGGAACGCTACCTCGCCGAGGACGCGCCGCCCGCGACCGCGTGA